A genomic stretch from Schistosoma haematobium chromosome 4, whole genome shotgun sequence includes:
- the RPS13 gene encoding ribosomal 40S subunit protein S13 (EggNog:ENOG410V5FC~COG:J~BUSCO:EOG091G0X8F) encodes MGRMHSGGKGISRSALPYRRSVPTWQKMTADEVKEQIYKLAKKGLSPSQIGVILRDSFGVAQVRWLAGNKILRILKSKGLAPDIPEDLYQLVKKAVAIRKHLGRNAKDKDSKFRLILVESRIQRLARYYKRKRVLPPNWKYDSSTASTLIA; translated from the exons ATGGGTCGTATGCACAGTGGTGGGAAAGGGATTTCAAGAAGTGCTTTGCCTTATAGGCGATCTGTCCCAACATGGCAAAAAATGACGGCAGATGAAGTGAAGGAACAGATATACAAGTTAGCGAAAAAGGGATTATCACCATCTCAAATTG GTGTTATTTTGCGTGACAGCTTTGGTGTCGCTCAGGTCAGGTGGCTAGCTGGAAACAAAATACTTCGCATTCTGAAGTCCAAGGGTTTGGCACCAGATATTCCAGAAGATTTGTACCAATTAGTCAAGAAGGCAGTTGCTATTCGTAAACACTTGGGCAGGAATGCTAAGGATAAAGACAGCAAATTCAGACTTATTCTGGTTGAAAGTCGTATCCAACGTTTGGCACGCTACTACAAAAGAAAAAGAGTTCTACCACCTAACTGGAAGTATGATAGTTCCACAGCGTCAACACTGATCGCTTGA